Part of the Kamptonema formosum PCC 6407 genome, TCACCGTGTTTGGGGGGATAATGATTCACAGCGTCGAATTAAACCAAGGGCGCATTGACTGGTGGCGGCACTGGGCCACTGGCGGCGTAGGTTTGGTACTGGCAATTTTAATCGCCCGCTGCCGTTATGAGATGCTGATTCAGTGGAAATGGATTATCTATGCCTTCATTAATTTTTCACTAATCGCAGTGCGCGCGATCGGTATTACAGCTTTGGGGGCGCAGAGGTGGATTAACATTGGTGGCTTTCACGTTCAACCCTCAGAATTTGCCAAAGTAGGGGTGATTATCACCTTAGCAGCCCTTCTGCAAGCGCGACCTTCCCCATCCCTTGGGGATATGTTAAAGATGCTAGCAGTAGTTTCTGTACCTTGGGCGTTGGTGTTGTCGGAACCTAATTTAGGAACTTCGCTGGTATTCGGTGCGATCGCAATGGGAATGCTTTATTGGGGTAATGTTAATCCCGGCTGGCTAATCTTGCTAATATCTCCAATTATCTCCGCCCTCCTCAACAACGTATTTTTACCCACTTGGTTATTCTGGGTAGTAGGCATGGGTTTGATCGCTTGGCGGACATTACCCTGGTCTTGGTTGACAGCCCCTACTGCTGTAGCGATCAATGTGATTTCTGGTCAGGTCGGACACTTCTATTGGAATCTCTTAAAAGACTATCAAAAAACTAGGCTGACGGGATTTTTAGACCCAGAGAAAGATCCTTTGGGTAGCGGATATCACCTCATCCAATCTCGTATTGCTATTGGTTCCGGGGGAGTTCACGGGCGGGGATTATTTCAGGGAACTCAAACTCAACTTAACTTTATCCCTGAACAACATACAGACTTCATTTTCTCAGCGATTGGTGAAGAACTCGGCTTTATTGGCTGTATTTTGGTCTTAGGACTTTTTTGGTTTATTTGCTTGCGTTTGGTGATTATCGCTCAAACTGCTAAAGATAACTTCGGTTCTTTGTTGGCGATTGGAATGCTAGCAATGTTGGTTTTTCAGGTGTTCGTAAATATTGGTATGAACATCGGTTTAGCTCCTGTTACCGGGATTCCGCTGCCTTTCCTCAGTTATGGAAATGCGGCATTACTGAGCAATTTTATTGCTCTGGGACTGGTGGAGTCTGTGGCTAATCATCGACAGAGGTTGAAGTTTTAATTGCTAATTGTTAACTGTTAACTGTTAATTGTTAACTGGTAATACCAAATCCGAGTTAAATATCCCCGTTATTTCTTAGTCCGCGCAGGCGGACTTCGTTTTTGTAGTAGCGATTTCAATCGCCGAAGCATAAAGAAATATCAAAATCAGATTTGGTATAATTGGGTAAAAATCTCCCCATCTTCCATCTTCCATCTTCCATCTTCCATCTTCCTTCTTCCTTCTTCCTTCTACTTACCTGGTTGTCCAGTTATGCCCCGTGTTTAGTTGAGAGTTCTCTAACCTTTCTTGATAAACTTGTTTGAGTTTAGGCATCGACTTTTCTAGAGAGCCGTTACCGAAACGCCGCAAAGACGGCCACACAGGAGCAACTTTGCTCGCGGCTATCTCAAATCTCCCCGCTTTGACATCCTGTAAAGCGCCTTTTTCGCGAATTAATTCTAAAGCCACGCGGTTTTGATTAGCGGGAGTGAAATCCCTGATACCAAGTTTTTTGGCAAAGCGATCCCATGTTGGGCTGAGAAATTGATATCGGCCCGCAGCGTCTGAACACAGCTTTTTTCCGTACCTACGGCTGCATTTGACTTGTCTGGGATGGTCGCGAAAACTAGAAAATTGAGCACCTGTATACTGAGTTCGGTAGCCATTGGGACTGTCTGTGCCTTCAGCTACAGCTATCGTGTGGAGAAAAGCTTTAGTGCGGGCTAGATAAAGGGGAGATACTGTTTTTCCTGATGAATTGACGCTCAAAACCTCTTCTTTGCGATCGGAGGGATGAACTGAGCTTAGCTGTTCTCCCTCTTTTTTGGTAAGAGGACTTGCTGTAAGAGCAACTTCACCGAAGAGTCGCACCGTCATCAAACCCAAGGTGAAAAATAAGCCAACGCACAAACTCCACGAACATCCGAAGCCAACAGGTGAGTCTAGAAATTTTACCAAATGCGATCGCATCTTCTGGCTATGAGTTGAACTCGCTTGCCAGGGAAATGTGGGCAACATCCCCATTTTTCTGCCGTAAGTGAGGAGGGACTTCACTGCTGATAGCTTCTGCTTGCAGCTTTGGGATGCAAGTTTCTGGTGTTTGAGGCAAATCGCGAAGGCTCTAATATCCCCCGGAGTGACTTGTGCCAAAGGTTTTCCTGCAAACAGTCGAAATTCGTTAGCCGCCAGCCAGCAAGAGCGCTGAAGAGCGGGAGCTTTTCGTTGCACCCACAGGTGAATTAATTCTATGTCAGAAACCTGATACCGTTGGCTTTTTAGATGTTGTGCGTACATCACAGCTCTCCTCACAAGCAATTAAAAATTAAACAATGGATGAACCCCTAAACGATGCAAGCATTTTACTGACTTGAGTCTGACTTGGATTCTTTAGGCATTTAGGCGGTAGGGGATCGTTTTTGGTTGAGCGATCGTAGTGGGACTTGGAGAGGGGATAGATACATAGGGGGAGAAAGGTAGAGGGGGGAAAATACCTCATCGTTAATCCTCATACTAAGCGGTCACTCCGTCAAGCTTTTGTCCTGATTAGATATCTACGTAGAAACCGGGTTTCTTAGAAAAATTGAAGACGATCAACTAGATAGCTATGAAGAAACCCGGTTTCTGACCTTGACGCGGGTTTCTTAGAAAAATTGAAGATTATCAGCTAGATAGCTATGAAGAAACCCACTTCCTGACCTCGACTTGCGTAAGTCCCGATCGAGTAACAAGGGGTTAACTGACCAGGTAAAGAATATTTAAACTACTTTGCCTACTGGGGAAATTTCCGATAGTGCCGAGCTTACTGTCGCCAAATTAAATTGAATAAATCAATTATAGTAAATTTATGGCTTCTACTACAACCTGTGCAATTTTTCATGTTATCAAATAACGAGAGCGCTGTCGAATGCCTAGATGTTACTTATCGCCTAAACCGACGCTGTTTGGTAGATAAACTTAATTTTAAAGTGCTAAAAGGAGAAATTTTAGTATTACTAGGACGCAGTGGCAGCGGTAAAACTACTACAATGAAACTGATTAACAATCTGCTGACACCAACCAGTGGGGAAGTGATTGTATTGGGAAAACTGACAACACAGTGGAACCCAATCCAACTACGGCGACGAATAGGTTATGTAATTCAAGAAATTGGCTTATTTCCGCATTTCACGGTTGAGCAAAATATTGGTTTAGTGCCAAAACTAGAAGGTTGGGAACGCGATCGCATTGGATCTCGCGTCCATCAACTGTTAGAATTAGTTGGGCTAGATTCTCAACTATTTGCCAAACGCTATCCCCATCAACTCTCCGGCGGACAAAGGCAGCGAGTCGGTGTCGCCAGAG contains:
- the rodA gene encoding rod shape-determining protein RodA: MLNKLLVRNRWKSIVQPWQEVDLSLFAACIGLTVFGGIMIHSVELNQGRIDWWRHWATGGVGLVLAILIARCRYEMLIQWKWIIYAFINFSLIAVRAIGITALGAQRWINIGGFHVQPSEFAKVGVIITLAALLQARPSPSLGDMLKMLAVVSVPWALVLSEPNLGTSLVFGAIAMGMLYWGNVNPGWLILLISPIISALLNNVFLPTWLFWVVGMGLIAWRTLPWSWLTAPTAVAINVISGQVGHFYWNLLKDYQKTRLTGFLDPEKDPLGSGYHLIQSRIAIGSGGVHGRGLFQGTQTQLNFIPEQHTDFIFSAIGEELGFIGCILVLGLFWFICLRLVIIAQTAKDNFGSLLAIGMLAMLVFQVFVNIGMNIGLAPVTGIPLPFLSYGNAALLSNFIALGLVESVANHRQRLKF
- a CDS encoding glycoside hydrolase family 24 protein, with amino-acid sequence MYAQHLKSQRYQVSDIELIHLWVQRKAPALQRSCWLAANEFRLFAGKPLAQVTPGDIRAFAICLKHQKLASQSCKQKLSAVKSLLTYGRKMGMLPTFPWQASSTHSQKMRSHLVKFLDSPVGFGCSWSLCVGLFFTLGLMTVRLFGEVALTASPLTKKEGEQLSSVHPSDRKEEVLSVNSSGKTVSPLYLARTKAFLHTIAVAEGTDSPNGYRTQYTGAQFSSFRDHPRQVKCSRRYGKKLCSDAAGRYQFLSPTWDRFAKKLGIRDFTPANQNRVALELIREKGALQDVKAGRFEIAASKVAPVWPSLRRFGNGSLEKSMPKLKQVYQERLENSQLNTGHNWTTR
- a CDS encoding ATP-binding cassette domain-containing protein; translated protein: MLSNNESAVECLDVTYRLNRRCLVDKLNFKVLKGEILVLLGRSGSGKTTTMKLINNLLTPTSGEVIVLGKLTTQWNPIQLRRRIGYVIQEIGLFPHFTVEQNIGLVPKLEGWERDRIGSRVHQLLELVGLDSQLFAKRYPHQLSGGQRQRVGVARALAADPPILLMDEPFGALDPITRLELQREFRQLQQQLGKTVIFVTHDIQEAFFLASRIGLMQDGRLVELNSPGEFLNSQNAEARAFIECLQLVSNT